The Sorex araneus isolate mSorAra2 chromosome 9, mSorAra2.pri, whole genome shotgun sequence genomic interval GTCCCCCGGAGCCCCCTGCTGCCCATGGCCCCACCAGAAGTCTCTTGGACACAAAGAGAACAGGTGAGGGTCCAGCAGCGACAGCCCCCGGCATCTGCCTCCCTGTCCCTTCCTGGAGAAAGGCCTCTGGTGCCTGGCCAGCCCCGGCCTCCAGGTCCACTCCTCCCACTGCCCCTAGgtgtccccgcccccagcctggcccagcccccctccgcccacccccaTGGCCAGAGGCCTCCCCGCAGCCTTGAAAGGCAACAGGCCTCAGGCACATTCTTTGTCCCAATAAGGGAGTGTACCCATCTCCCAGCATGGAGAGGGCAGCCTTGGCCGGGGGGTGTCCCCCAATCACAACggtagggaggcagggaggctcaCGCCACCGCCACCACATGGCACGTCCTCCAGCTCAAGcctagctccagcccccaagagagtCCAGGGTACCCGGGCTCTGCCTGAAAAGAAGGCGGGGCGGCTGAATGGGGAGGCCCGGAGgccggggtggagggagggggtggaggctGAGGTGTGGAGGAGAGGACTGTCAACGGTGATTCCCCCCATATccactctcctttctcttccccgcatggcccccacatccccccaccaTAGGGCCAGACCTGGCTGGACCCCGTCCTTGCCAACGTTCCCTCTCTGTGCTCAGCCCCCGCCAGCTGCCTCAGAACCAAGGTACTGTCTGTTCTCACTTCCCCACGCTCGGGCAGTCTACTCATGCCCACCCCACCACTGACCGCCCTCCTGTCCCTTCTAGTGCCCACCACGCCTGGCAGCGGACCGTCCCCGTTCCACCGGGCTGGCTCGGTGCGGGACCGCGTGCGCACGTTCACCTCGGACTCTCCCAGGCCAGCTGGGCTCCAGCACGGCCCATCCcgggtggccccaggccccttgaCCCCTGCCAGGCTCCCGGGCTCCTCCTTCGGCAGCAccacccctgcctcctcctccagcgGCTCCTCCTCACGGGGAACCACTGATACCTCCTCCCGGTCCAGCAAGGAGAAGCCAGGAacagcccagcccctggcccagctTCAGAGCTGCCCCCGGGAGGAGGGCCCCCGGGGGCGGGGCTTGGCTGCCAGGTCCCTTGAAAACGGAGCAGGGGGGGCCCGGGCCTGCTCAGAGGAGCCCAGTACCCCGCTGCCCGTGGCCGTGGGCACTGCCGAGCCAGGGGGCAGTATGAAGACGACGTTCACCATCGAGATCAAGGATGGCCGAGGCCAGACTGCCCCAAGCCGGGTGCTGCTGCCCACAGGCAGCCAGAGGGCAGGTAGGTCCCCTCACCGCTCGCCACCAGCACGGACACCTGCAGCTGCCAGCTCTGCCCAAGGGACAGGTGCTGTGGCCAGAGCACAGGCTGTCTCCAAAGAGCCCACTGGGAGCAGGGGGCACCGTTTACCTGGAGTGGCATCGCCTGTGACCTGCCCTCCCCATTCTGACCATATTCCTCCCCCTGGCAGAACTGACAATGGGGGTGCGGGCATCCCCCGccatcctgagcactggtggtaaAGGCAAGAGCTCCATCACCCAAACGGGCAACCCTGGGACCCCAAGCCGGCTGGGCAGTGTCACGCATGTCACCAGCTTCAGCCAAGCATCCCCTGGGAACCGGAGAGGCTGCAGCATTAAGGTGAGCCCCTCCCTGCAcggacacccctcccccctccagcctcTTCGTCCGTCTGGGGCTTCTAGGACCAACGGATTCCTCTGCTCCATTTCTCCCTCACTGTGcacgggaggggggcggggagaaactgaggctcagagagagaaggtggCTGCCCAATGCCCACCCCCAAAGGGTGACAGAACTAAGGGCAGACCCCCGCGATGCAGGCACTAGGTATGTGAGAAGTTAGTTGCCCCTGTTTCGTCTGGAAACTTCCCATGGGCTGATCTCTGGTGGTGGCTCCATGTTGGCTTAGCTGGCTCTCAACGCTCAGACTTGAGGTCCCCATGCAGAGAGGGGGGTTGGGTTTCATAGCCCCTCTTCCTGCGGCAGCCGCACTTACCTATTTCTACCCCACCTGGACCTCAGCCCTCAGCCTAGAAGATCAGCCTGGTCCCTTAGGAGATTGGAGATTAGCAATTAGCATCTGCGTCACATTGCagtgggagaggcagggagggatgaGCAGGAGTAGGGACACGGGGGGCCGACAGGTGGGGGGCTgacaggtggggggctgggaggggcaccAGGCAGGCGAGGCCACAGCTTAGCAGGTGCCACGGGAACTGAATCCTCCGCCTGCTTCCATTATTCATTCCTGAGCCCCATTCAGCCGGCTGGTAGCTCAGCCAGGGAAGGGATCCCAGCCGGCCACCCGGCCGCCCAGGTAATGCCCATCTACTACACCGGGGACCAGACAGGCCTTTGGCCAAGTTGAGATGATTCGGGCCCATGTTGGGGTTTCTTGGGGCgatgaggagaggggaaggaaagcCCCTTCTCCCCATTGCTTAGGACCTAACTGCTCTCTGCCAAGGATGAgtatgggggaggggagccgaGCCCTTGGGTGCACCCTGAGTGTTGGTGCCACCAACGCAGAGTCGGGGGAGGCAGATAAAGTGCCTGCAATGCTCTCCCTGGGTGGGTCTGGGCCCCCACGCCCCGGGCACGATGGAGGACCCTGATCTTGGAGCGAGATCCTGAGATCCTGGGCTCGCTTAGCACCAACCCTGCTTCCCCACATCTCTCTGCGTGTCTTCCATCTGTCCCTGGCCCCAGAGCACGCAGGCTGTGGAGCCTGGCCAGCCTGGCTCCTCACAGCAGACCCATTCGTCTCCCTGCCTCTTTCCCCAGCCCTCAGACAAGGAAGCCGGGCCTCAGTAATCCTTCAGCACCTCTGTAGCCTGGCTGGGCTGTGGGTCTATGATCTGCACAGGGCCAGGGCCAAGGCTAGGTCTGGGCCATCTGCAGGCCTGAGcgggccacccctcccccacggccCCTTTGCTGAGAGCCCAGAATAGGTTTCTATTTGGGCTGCAGCCCCAGCTGGCAGCCAGGGCGGGGCAGGCCCACTGCCCTTGCCTTCGCCCTCAGCTGCAAAGACTGACACCGGCAGCCAGAAGCCAGAGTCCCTGTCCCCCCGATCatacagccccccgccccccgccaagcACCATGCCGGGGGTTCCAGGGCCTGGGTCCGAGCTGGCTACAGCCCTTGAGGAGCAGCTGGGCCGGGCACTGGAGGAGCTGCGAGCAGTGGCGGAGGCGGGCCGGGCAGCAGTGACCCAGGCAGCTGAGGCAGCTGCCTCCGCCGTGGAGCCAGTGGCCCGGGCCGCGGAAGAGCTGCGGGCAGAGACGGCCGTGCTGAGCCGGCGGCTGGACGCCCTGGGCAGGCAGGTGGAGGTGCTGAGCATGCGGCTGGGGGTCCCACTGGAGCCTGACCTTGAGCCTGAGCTGGAGCCCAGTGAGCTGCTCCTGGCCGCTGCCGACCCCGAGGCCCTCTTCCAAGCGGCTGAGGATGCCGGGACCCCCGTGGCCCACCCACCTGCCTTTAGCACCCGCCGCTCCTCCTCTGCTGGCCCTGCCCGCAGCAGCAGCCTTGTGAGTCCGTGTGGGGAGACgcgatggggtggggagagcgtCTGGGCCAGGTTCCGACTCGGCTCAGTGATCCGGGATATGCCACcaccttctctgagcctcagtggcCTGTCTCTACAAGGGACAGGGATTCGAGAGCACCCGGGGCTGAGGCAAGAGGGTGCTAGGTCTCTGGCCCCGAAGCACATGTGACAGCTGCCCGAGCAGGGCCGGTGCCAGCCCAGTGTCACTCCCACCCCACTGGTCCCCCAGCCAGGCCTGGACTTCCCAAGACAGCTGCCTCTTCAGCTCTCCTTACCCTCCCCGCCGGCAGAGAGGCCCCGCCAGGAGGGGCCGGGCTGCGAGCAATGCAGGCAACGGCTCTATGGCTGCATGTCtgcaagaggctggagagatgggctgggagggctggagaggccTGGCTGGGGTTGTTTGGGGGGCCTTGCAGaggagggcagagagcaggggctggTGGTGGCATATGAGCTGCAGCTCTAGACAAACACCTGGTCATCAggaccctctgtgtgtgtgtgtgtgtgtgtgtgtgtgtgtgtgtgtgtgtgtgtgtgtgtgtgtgtgagtaaggGGGTGCTGGCATAATGTGTGTGTGACCGTATCTCTGTGTGTATAGTCTGTGTGTGTTGAAAGGGATgctgaccgtgtgtgtgtgtgtgtgcatgcacgtgtgtgcatgtgtgtaagggGGTGCTGGCATAATGTATTCTGTGTATAGTCTGTGTGTGTTGAAAGGGATgctgaccgtgtgtgtgtgtgtgtgtgtgtgtgtgtgtgtgtgtgtgtgtgttggagaggGACTAAGATAACCCAGGACTTAGCAGAACAGAGCTCTGTCTACCTGGGCGTGGCCTGAGAAGGAAGCGCAGCAGGATCCCAGATACAAGAGTCTGATTACTTACAGCTGGGACCCCAGACTGCATTACACCAAAAGGACTAATGGGCAAGTCTTCCAGACTCTGAGCCTCACTTTTTCCTTCCGTGTAATGGATGCAGAAAACTCCCTGGTACCCCTGCAATGCTGCCCTGTTGGATGAACAGCCCCCACAAGGCCCCCACCCATTATGTCATCAGTCCCTGGATGCAGGGGATGCCCTCCAACAaggctagcagtgctcagagcccagaGTGGCCATCCTGGACAAGCAGTTTGACTCCTGGTCATTTTCCCTGCACCCCCCCAGGGGGCATGTTGGTTTCATCGACACCCCTcctttacactcaggaaccactcctgtgggtgctcaggggactatatgggatgctgggaatcgaaccccggttggctgcgtgcaaggcaaatgccctactcactggactatcgctccagccccgacaccccTCCTCAAGGTCCTtgccctctctctgccctccagATGGAGCCAGAGCCAGCAGAGGCCCCCGCCGCGGCAGCAGAAGTCGCCAACGACACTCAGCAGACCCTGGGGGACAAAGCCCCCGGGAGGCCGAGCCCGCTGAGCGCTGAGGAGCTGATGGCCATCGAGGATGAGGGCGTCCTGGACAAGATGGTATGGCAGATCGGGTGTGCACTGGGGCTTGGCAGGGGGCGGAGACCAAGagcccccacccacagccccccacccctggggagTAACAACCAAGGATCTGTCCGCAGCTGGACCAGGCTACGGACTTCGAGGAGAGGAAGCTCATCCGGGCGGCACTGCGAGAGCTCCGGCAGAGGAAGAGAGGTTAGAGAGCCAGCCGTCCCCAATGGCCTCCATCCGGTGGCTCCATTTCCCCGCCACTCCCCCCAGGCTGGGGCCCTATGGGGAAGCTCCAGCCCACTAACTCCCTTACCCAGTTCTCCTCTAGCCCCAGCTGttcccctgcctccttcccagcCGGTCCTCGCTGCTGCTTCCCCTCGATGCTTTTCTCCCTCCTGGCCACCCCGGTTACTGTCCCCAACCAGCCCCTCTTGTCCTTCAGACCCAGTGACTCTCTCTCCCAGCTTCTCCTCCTTGGATCCATCCACTCGTTTCTCCAAGTACTGTCAACTACACCTTCCCGGAAGCCAGACCCTCCAGTTCCAAGGCTTCTCCCTCCTTGAAGTCCGCTGAGGAGCCCCTtagcctccacccccaccagcttccccttccctgggcactgctacaCCCTTTCCTAGACAGTTCCTCTCAGGACCCCGCTGACCTTTCCCTCCTGCTCGAGATGCCCTTGGCTTCTCCAGAAGCTCTCCACGTCCCTGTCTCTGAAACTAGCAATTTCCACGATGGCCCTGCCACTATCTTcaccattcttttgtttgtttgttttgtttttggaccacacccagcagtgctcagggcttactcctggctctgcgctccgagatcactccttgtggacccgggagagcatatgggatggtggggattgaaccagggttggccgcatgcaagaaaagcatccGACCTGCTGTGTTATGACTCTGGCCTGTCTCTACCACCTTCTTCTTTAGGGCCACTTCCCTGCTTAGTCAGCTTCTCTCTCAACTACCTAGATCAAATCCCTCTTCAAGGACCTCcaattcctctctctcttctttctgaatCTAGAGATTCTTCCTCCAGCTGTTCTTGTCCCCACTAAGCCTAAGTGAAGGCCCCCTTGGCCTCTGCCCTCCTCACCCAGCTTCTCTCTGCCCAGAGCCTGCACTTTATCTCTGGATGCAGCCCTCGTTCCCATAGAAATTCCTTTCTGGGGTCGAAACAGCTCCCTTTGAGTCCGGTGCTTCCCTACCCCCTCATTCCTGCCTGCGTGTATTGCTAATCCCAACCCCCGCAGAAGGAGCCTCCTCCCTGCCAAGTTAGGGCTGTCCCCTGCCCCAACCCAGTCTTGCTCCCCCCTCGCCCCGTGTCATCAGTAAAGCTAgggctgtcccctgccccctccccagtcctgctcctccctcccccatgtCATCAGTAGTTCTAACGGGTTGCCCTCCACCCCATCCTTGTGTGCCTGTACACCTGTGTTGTGTGGGTACTGGGTGGCCCCTCTGGGCACGCATGGGGCACCCCCTGCACAGACCAGCGAGACAAGGAGCGGGAGCGGCGGCTGCAAGAGGCCCGGGCCCGGCCCGGGGAGAGCCGAGGCAACACGGCGACCGAGACCACCACGCGGCACAGCCAGCGGGCTGCCGACGGCTCGGTCAGCACCATCACCAAGACAGAGCGGCTCGTCCAGTCCAGTAAGGGGCCGGGTGGGGCCGTGGCTGGGCGGAGGGTGCCCCTGTGGGCTTGCGTACCCCTCAccctttcctctctcaccctgcCTCCCTCCAGATGATGGCACTCGGACTGCCCGGTCCACCACAGTGCAGTCGAGCTTCGTGAGGCGCTCAGAGAGTAAGGCCGCCGGCGGTCGCCCTGTGCACGCCTGTCCGCTCAACCTCCTGCAGCTCTTCTCCAACTCTCCAAAGTCTCATCTGCGTGCCTCTGTCCAGCTGTCACTCTTATCTTCTCTGCCTATGGCTCCCACCTTCTTCgtccccccccctcaccccatgcCCCCTCACTGACATCCACCCCAGGCCCGTCTTAACTTCTCCCCGGCCCCTCTCTTTGCAGATGGTGGTGGCAGCACTGTGGTACAAACCAagaccttctcctcctccacttcttccTCCTCAACCTCCTCCAAGAAGATGGGCAGGTGAGCACAGGTACCCACCCCTGTATCACAGAGGAGTTCTTAGAGTGTACCCATTTTATAGAGAGGCAAAACTGAGGCCTAGGAGGTGATAAACCGGCAGGGTGAAGGTCAAACCCCTCTTGTGCTCCTGGGTCCTCACCCTGGATCATCATCACTATGGATTCCGAGAGTTTTTCTCAGATCTCCTCCTGGCCACTTGGGATGGCATAGTCCTGGGGCCACAAGCCTCACATTGAAGCCTTGGTACCTGAGGGCAAGCTCTTTCCCTGTAGCAGGACCTGTCCGTGATTATTTGGGC includes:
- the SMTN gene encoding smoothelin isoform X6: MMADEAFAGLDEGALRKLLEGTADLAERRRIRSAIRELQRQELEREEEALASKRFRAERQDNKENWLHSQQREAEQRAALARLAAQLESMSDVEELTVLLRSAGEYEERKLIRAAIRRIRAQEIEAATLAGRLCSGHLNSGSREDSQGRAARRLARCEVPEREEQEQQPEGPKPSPAAESTSQNVTTVTVLLQAPHGATPSPPASPKTSPASASPEPPLEPAKAQTPDAETLGSPELPASLPSATSPESQELPAPPSTEERVVNTLLPGPPEPPAAHGPTRSLLDTKRTGPDLAGPRPCQRSLSVLSPRQLPQNQVPTTPGSGPSPFHRAGSVRDRVRTFTSDSPRPAGLQHGPSRVAPGPLTPARLPGSSFGSTTPASSSSGSSSRGTTDTSSRSSKEKPGTAQPLAQLQSCPREEGPRGRGLAARSLENGAGGARACSEEPSTPLPVAVGTAEPGGSMKTTFTIEIKDGRGQTAPSRVLLPTGSQRAELTMGVRASPAILSTGGKGKSSITQTGNPGTPSRLGSVTHVTSFSQASPGNRRGCSIKALFQAAEDAGTPVAHPPAFSTRRSSSAGPARSSSLMEPEPAEAPAAAAEVANDTQQTLGDKAPGRPSPLSAEELMAIEDEGVLDKMLDQATDFEERKLIRAALRELRQRKRDQRDKERERRLQEARARPGESRGNTATETTTRHSQRAADGSVSTITKTERLVQSNDGTRTARSTTVQSSFVRRSENGGGSTVVQTKTFSSSTSSSSTSSKKMGSIFDREDETSPRPGSLAALEKRQAEKKKELMKAQSLPKTSASQARKAMIEKLEKEGNAAGSPGTPRAGVQRSTSFGVPNANSIKQMLLDWCRAKTRGYEHVDIQNFSSSWSDGMAFCALVHNFFPEAFDYGQLSPQNRRQNFEVAFSSAEMLVDCVPLVEVEDMMIMGKKPDPKCVFTYVQSLYNHLRRHELRLRGKNV